One window of Triticum dicoccoides isolate Atlit2015 ecotype Zavitan chromosome 5A, WEW_v2.0, whole genome shotgun sequence genomic DNA carries:
- the LOC119301426 gene encoding uncharacterized protein LOC119301426, producing the protein MTGPPHRDQERDRRRTLLLVSLASIMERADEALLPAVYREIGAAMHADPTWLGSLTLCRSIVQAACYPLAAYAAARHNRARVIAVGAFLWAAATFLVGVSETFTQVAISRGLNGIGLALVVPSIQSLVADSTDDGTRGSAFGWLQLASCLGLIAGGFVGLLLAQTTVLGIAGWRIAFHLVAVISVAVGALNWFFSVDPHFPTGDAAAGPGGDEKPAVRQVVEEMIAEAKFVVQIPTFQIFVAQGVSGSFPWSALSSFASMWLELIGFSHRETAVLMTIFWVASSLGGLIGGKLGDLLALRYPDAGRIVLSQISAGSAVPLAAVLLRGLPDDPSTGVIHGVVLFVMGVFISWNGPATNFPIFAEIVPEKSRTSIYALDRSFETVLSSFAPPIVGILAQRVYGYRPDDKGTSTRLDRENAASLAKALYTAIAIPFTVCAAIYSFLYCSYPRDRDRARMQSLAESEMQQVEHEGSRLEGGDGDGGSAVHGLKESSPEAEKDTAKLLSDVEQGR; encoded by the exons ATGACGGGGCCGCCGCACCGGGACCAGGAGCGGGACCGGCGCCGGACGCTGCTGCTGGTGAGCCTGGCGTCCATCATGGAGcgcgccgacgaggcgctgctgcccGCCGTGTACCGCGAGATCGGCGCCGCCATGCACGCCGACCCCACCTGGCTCGGCTCCCTCACGCTGTGCCGCTCCATCGTGCAGGCCGCGTGCTACCCGCTCGCCGCCTACGCCGCCGCGCGGCACAACCGCGCCCGCGTCATCGCCGTGGGGGCCTTCCTCTgggccgccgccaccttcctcgtcGGCGTCTCCGAAACCTTCACTCAG GTAGCAATCTCGAGGGGACTGAACGGCATCGGCCTCGCGCTCGTGGTACCATCGATCCAGTCACTGGTCGCCGACTCCACGGACGACGGCACGCGCGGCTCGGCGTTCGGCTGGCTGCAGCTCGCAAGCTGCCTCGGGCTCATCGCCGGCGGCTTCGTCGGCCTGCTGCTGGCACAGACCACGGTCCTCGGGATCGCAGGCTGGCGCATCGCCTTCCACCTCGTGGCCGTCATCAGCGTCGCCGTGGGGGCCCTCAACTGGTTCTTCTCCGTGGACCCCCATTTCCCCACGGGCGACGCGGCTGCCGGCCCAGGCGGCGACGAGAAGCCCGCCGTGCGGCAGGTGGTGGAGGAGATGATCGCGGAGGCCAAGTTCGTGGTGCAGATCCCGACGTTCCAGATCTTCGTGGCGCAGGGCGTCAGCGGCTCGTTCCCGTGGTCTGCACTCTCCTCCTTCGCGTCCATGTGGCTCGAGCTCATCGGGTTCAGCCACCGGGAGACAGCCGTGCTCATGACCATCTTCTGGGTCGCGAGCTCCCTCGGCGGCCTCATTGGGGGCAAGCTGGGCGACCTCCTCGCCCTGCGGTACCCGGACGCCGGGAGGATCGTCCTGTCGCAGATCAGCGCCGGCTCGGCCGTGCCCCTTGCCGCCGTGCTGCTCAGGGGGCTCCCCGATGACCCGTCCACCGGCGTCATCCACGGCGTCGTCCTGTTCGTCATGGGCGTGTTCATCTCCTGGAACGGCCCGGCTACAAACTT CCCAATTTTTGCGGAGATCGTGCCGGAGAAATCAAGGACGAGCATCTACGCGCTCGACAGGTCGTTCGAGACAGTGCTGTCGTCGTTCGCGCCGCCGATCGTCGGCATCCTGGCGCAGCGCGTGTACGGGTACAGGCCGGACGACAAGGGCACGAGCACCCGGCTGGACCGGGAGAACGCGGCGTCGCTGGCCAAGGCGCTGTACACGGCCATCGCGATACCGTTCACGGTCTGCGCCGCCATATACTCTTTCCTGTACTGCAGCTATCCCCGGGACAGGGACCGTGCCCGGATGCAGTCGCTGGCGGAGTCGGAGATGCAGCAGGTGGAGCACGAGGGTTCTCGCTTGGAAGGCGGCGATGGAGATGGAGGATCCGCTGTTCATGGTTTGAAGGAGTCGTCGCCGGAGGCTGAGAAGGATACCGCGAAACTGTTATCGGACGTTGAGCAAGGTAGATGA
- the LOC119297315 gene encoding uncharacterized protein LOC119297315 gives MAPPPTEEQLRRGSEETEVLRHSVHGDGHPSVCTDQPSALGGSAAQITEPRDNQALVSTESDRFSLRALDLVSTQVDSDDQCHAELMEEDSDDKDGSDDEEDSDESDAQTADENSDEEEVRDEYYAPLIGKDSETNCPGKKYSKEEADEVVSRWLCSFNKAYRDCLNLRVEILGRGDENARLPPFPLKVLPVVTSLCITSNICYHREYMTHDTSTTASILGYPNPRTMLQVFSLRLASYESYPVSVYGIFAVRDVLEPRRNLIFNRRREDAVTIEQDFFTLPLCSPCRGMYAPDQALLEVDLWVKKEGDGSPDEQLLSAYVEIYFQSCFDEMRTGRIPGDICSLEIDFMFLSLSVEAVIQIFAKVDHPHHLRFTAFSSGFDHEIVLFGDKFVGKGSLNQHVVAVKEKGKLDVRLQVEKMVFQWTFQYGVAGTVSSPNDSILEYGQFVVRVLFAPKDLQPVRRHGY, from the exons ATGGCGCCTCCTCCAACGGAAGAGCAGCTCCGGCGTGGATCAGAGGAAACCGAGGTCCTCCGCCATTCTGTTCACGGCGACGGCCACCCCAGCGTTTGCACGGATCAGCCGTCAGCCCTAGGCGGCTCCGCGGCCCAGATTACGGAACCCCGTGATAACCAGGCGCTCGTGTCCACAG AATCAGATCGGTTTTCCTTGCGCGCTCTTGATCTCGTGAGCACACAGGTGGACAGCGACGACCAGTGCCATGCCGAACTGATGGAGGAGGACAGCGATGACAAGGatggtagcgatgacgaggaggacagcgatgAATCTGATGCCCAAACGGCAGACGAGAACAGTGATGAGGAGGAGGTTAGGGATGAATACTATGCCCCACTGATTGGCAAGGACAGCGAGACAAATTGCCCAG GAAAAAAGTACTCCAAGGAAGAAGCTGATGAAGTAGTGTCCAGATGGCTTTGCAGTTTCAACAAAGCGTACCGTGACTGCTTGAACCTGCGTGTGGAGATTCTAGGCCGGGGTGATGAGAATGCTCGTCTTCCTCCTTTTCCTTTGAAAGTACTCCCTGTGGTAACAAGTCTATGCATCACAAGCAACATCTGCTACCACCGCGAATACATGACCCATGACACTTCCACGA CTGCGTCAATTCTTGGGTATCCCAATCCAAGAACCATGCTACAGGTCTTCTCTTTGCGCTTGGCAAGCTATGAATCCTATCCCGTTAGTGTTTATGGAATTTTCGCTGTTAGAGATGTTCTGGAACCACGGCGGAATCTTATCTTTAACCGTCGGAGAGAGGATGCTGTCACAATTGAGCAG GATTTTTTCACCTTACCTCTTTGTAGCCCCTGTCGAGGGATGTATGCACCGGATCAGGCATTACTGGAAGTTGATCTATGGGTGAAGAAGGAGGGAGATGGATCGCCTGACGAACAGTTGCTCTCTGCGTATGTTGAGATTTATTTCCAGTCATGCTTTGATGAGATGCGAACAGGACGCATTCCCGGTGACATTTGCAGCTTGGAGATAGACTTCATGTTCCTTTCATTGAGTGTTGAGGCTGTGATACAAATCTTTGCAAAGGTTGACCATCCTCATCATTTGAGATTTACGGCTTTCAGCAGTGGCTTTGATCATGAGATTGTGCTGTTTGGTGACAAATTCGTTGGGAAAGGGAGCCTAAACCAGCATGTCGTCGCCGTGAAGGAGAAGGGGAAATTGGATGTTCGCTTACAAGTGGAGAAAATGGTGTTTCAGTGGACTTTCCAATATGGGGTGGCTGGAACTGTTAGTTCTCCAAACGACTCGATCCTAGAGTATGGCCAGTTTGTTGTGAGGGTGTTATTTGCTCCAAAGGACTTGCAACCAGTTAGACGACATGGCTACTGA
- the LOC119301427 gene encoding uncharacterized protein LOC119301427 gives MGPAVAPWEERRTLVLVNLASIMERADEALLPAVYREVGAALHATPTGLGALTLYRSIVQAACYPLAAYAASRHNRAHVIAVGAFLWAAATFLVAISETFLQVAISRGLNGIGLALVIPAVQSLVADSTDDDHRGTAFGWLQLTSSIGSIIGGFSALLLAPTTIFGVEGWRFAFHLVAAISVVVGALVWFFAVDPNFRTDVASAAEKRSAWDEARELLREAKSVIQIPTFQIFVAQGVSGSFPWSALSFLSMWLELIGFSHGDTAVYTTMFAVATSLGGLLGGKMGDALARRYPISAGSAVPLAGILLLGLPDDPSTGLAHGLVLFVMGLIISWNAAATNSPIFAEIVPVKSRTSIYALDRSFESILASFAPPAVGFLSQHLYGFRLADGGAGKATAERDRENAASLAKALYTAITIPMTVCALIYSLLYRTYPRDRERARMQSLIGSELQHMELIEEGGDGDERFELFETEADDSDVGTKKLLANRES, from the exons ATggggccggcggtggcgccgtgggAGGAACGGCGGACGCTGGTTCTGGTGAACCTGGCGTCCATCATGGAGcgcgccgacgaggcgctgctgccgGCGGTTTACCGGGAGGTCGGAGCCGCCCTGCACGCCACGCCCACGGGCCTCGGCGCGCTCACCCTCTACCGCTCCATCGTGCAGGCCGCTTGCTACCCGCTGGCCGCGTACGCCGCTTCCCGCCACAACCGCGCCCACGTCATCGCCGTCGGGGCGTTCCTCTGGGCCGCCGCGACCTTCCTCGTCGCCATCTCCGAAACCTTCCTCCAG GTGGCGATTTCCAGAGGCCTGAACGGCATCGGCCTAGCTCTCGTCATACCGGCGGTCCAGTCACTGGTGGCCGACTCCACCGACGACGACCACCGCGGCACGGCCTTCGGGTGGCTGCAGCTGACCAGCAGCATCGGGTCCATCatcgggggcttctccgccctgctGCTGGCGCCGACCACCATCTTCGGGGTCGAGGGCTGGCGCTTcgcgttccacctcgtggcggccatCAGCGTCGTCGTGGGCGCCCTCGTGTGGTTCTTCGCCGTCGACCCCAACTTCCGGACGGACGTAGCGTCGGCGGCGGAGAAACGGTCCGCGTGGGACGAGGCCAGGGAGCTGCTCAGGGAGGCCAAGTCGGTGATCCAGATCCCGACGTTCCAGATCTTCGTGGCGCAGGGCGTGAGCGGCTCGTTCCCGTGGTCGGCGTTGTCGTTCCTGTCCATGTGGCTGGAGCTCATCGGGTTCAGCCACGGGGATACCGCCGTCTACACGACCATGTTCGCCGTCGCGACGTCCctgggcggcctcctcggcggcaagaTGGGCGACGCCCTCGCCCGGCGGTACCCGATCAGCGCCGGCTCGGCCGTGCCTCTCGCCGGCATCCTGCTCCTCGGCCTCCCGGATGACCCGTCCACCGGCCTCGCGCACGGGCTCGTCCTCTTCGTCATGGGACTCATCATCTCCTGGAATGCAGCCGCGACCAACAG CCCGATCTTCGCGGAGATCGTGCCGGTGAAATCAAGAACGAGCATCTACGCGCTCGACAGGTCGTTCGAGTCGATCCTGGCCTCGTTCGCGCCGCCGGCCGtgggcttcctgtcgcagcacctcTACGGGTTCAGACTGGCGGACGGCGGCGCAGGCAAAGCCACCGCCGAGAGGGACCGGGAGAACGCGGCGTCGCTGGCCAAGGCGCTGTACACGGCCATCACGATCCCCATGACGGTGTGCGCGCTCATATACTCGCTGCTGTACCGCACCTACCCGCGGGACAGGGAGCGCGCGCGGATGCAGTCGCTGATCGGGTCGGAGCTACAGCACATGGAGCTGATCGAGGAGGGTGGCGACGGCGACGAGCGGTTCGAACTCTTCGAAACGGAAGCGGATGACAGTGACGTGGGAACCAAGAAGCTGCTGGCGAACCGGGAGTCCTGA
- the LOC119301430 gene encoding uncharacterized protein LOC119301430, which yields MPEQSKRRRGRKRTAAATLLLAYAALAMERADAALLPAVYREIGAALQASPTALGSIALSRSVVQAACYPLAAYLAARHDRLTVIAVGAFLWAAATLLIGLSTTFAQMAVTAALNGVGLALQIPAIFAFVADSVDGTNRGMAFGWLMVASKAGTVGGTTLGLLMAPTSFFGVPGWRLAFLLLAAVGAAVGLSIRAFAAASKAPVRAPKPVRQELQDFAREAKAVLRIPSFQVIVAQGLTGSFPWSALSFTAMWLELVGFSHGETAALMTLFKVATSLGGLFGGKMGDVLAGRLKNSGRIILAQISAGSAIPLAGVLLLALPSEPATFAHHGAALFVMGFMASWNTSATNSPILAEIVPPRSRTSVYALDRTFEAVLASFAPPVVGMLAEHLYGYKLVRSAAGGAGHAASVETDRHNATSLARALYTAIAIPMALCCLVYSFLYCTYPRDRDLARAETARDGGGARPGGEGSDTEDEGEEERELLPL from the exons ATGCCGGAGCAGAGCAAGAGGCGGCGAGGCCGCAAGCGCACGGCGGCGGCGACGCTGCTCCTCGCGTACGCGGCGCTCGCCATGGAGCGCGCCGACGCGGCGCTGCTCCCGGCCGTGTACAGGGAGATCGGCGCCGCGCTGCAGGCCTCGCCCACCGCGCTCGGCTCCATCGCGCTCTCCCGCTCCGTCGTGCAGGCCGCGTGCTACCCCCTCGCCGCATACCTGGCCGCCCGGCACGACCGCCTCACCGTCATCGCCGTCGGCGCATTCCTCTGGGCCGCTGCCACCTTGCTCATAGGCCTCTCAACCACCTTTGCGCAG ATGGCCGTGACAGCGGCGTTGAACGGCGTCGGGCTGGCGCTGCAGATCCCGGCGATCTTCGCCTTCGTCGCGGACTCCGTCGACGGCACGAACAGGGGCATGGCCTTCGGGTGGCTCATGGTGGCGAGCAAGGCCGGCACCGTGGGCGGCACCACCCTTGGCCTACTCATGGCGCCCACCTCGTTCTTTGGCGTTCCGGGTTGGCGGCTCGCCTTCCTCCTGCTCGCCGCCGTGGGGGCGGCGGTCGGCTTGTCCATCCGCGCGTTCGCGGCCGCCAGCAAGGCCCCGGTCCGGGCCCCCAAGCCGGTGCGGCAGGAGCTGCAGGActtcgcgagggaggcgaaggccgTGCTACGGATCCCGTCGTTTCAGGTCATCGTCGCGCAGGGACTCACGGGTTCGTTCCCCTGGTCCGCGCTGTCCTTCACGGCTATGTGGCTCGAGCTAGTCGGCTTCTCCCACGGCGAGACGGCGGCGCTGATGACTCTGTTCAAGGTCGCCACGTCGCTGGGCGGCCTCTTCGGCGGCAAGATGGGGGACGTCCTCGCCGGGAGGCTCAAGAACTCGGGCCGCATCATCCTCGCGCAGATCAGCGCCGGCTCGGCGATCCCTCTCGCCGGCGTCCTGCTGCTCGCGCTCCCGAGCGAGCCGGCGACTTTCGCCCACCACGGCGCCGCGCTGTTCGTCATGGGGTTCATGGCCTCCTGGAACACCTCGGCCACCAACAGCCCGATACTGGCCGAGATCGTGCCgccgcggtcgaggacgagcgtgtACGCGCTGGACCGGACGTTCGAGGCCGTGCTCGCCTCGTTCGCTCCCCCGGTGGTCGGCATGCTCGCCGAGCACCTCTACGGCTACAAGCTGGTGCGCTCTGCTGCCGGCGGCGCAGGGCACGCGGCCTCCGTCGAGACGGACCGGCACAACGCGACGTCCCTCGCCAGGGCCCTGTACACCGCGATCGCCATCCCCATGGCGCTGTGCTGTCTCGTCTACTCGTTTCTGTACTGCACCTATCCCAGAGACAGAGACCTGGCGCGGGCTGAGACGGCGCGAGATGGAGGTGGAGCCCGTCCCGGTGGCGAGGGGTCCGACACCGAggatgaaggggaggaggagagggagctgCTGCCACTGTGA